One region of Eretmochelys imbricata isolate rEreImb1 chromosome 2, rEreImb1.hap1, whole genome shotgun sequence genomic DNA includes:
- the WNT9A gene encoding protein Wnt-9a, with protein sequence MLDGHLLLGWLSSCALLVLLGGAPGPSAAYFGLTGNEPLTILPLTSEMEEAAVKAHYKVCDRLKLEKKQRRMCRRDPGVAETLVEAISMSALECQYQFRFERWNCTLEGRYRASLLKRGFKETAFLYAISSAGLTHAMAKACSAGRMERCTCDEAPDLENREAWQWGGCGDNLKYSNKFVKEFLGKKSNKDLRARVDFHNNLVGMKVIKAGVETTCKCHGVSGSCTVRTCWRQLSPFHEIGKQLKQKYETSLKVGSTTNEATGEGDISPPKKSTPGHSDQIPRTTDLVYIDDSPSFCLMSRYSPGTSGRKCYKDKNCESICCGRGHNTQSRVVTRPCQCQVRWCCYVECKQCTQREEVYTCKD encoded by the exons GCTGACTGGGAATGAACCTCTGACCATCCTCCCTCTGACTTCAGAAATGGAGGAAGCTGCCGTCAAGGCCCATTACAAAGTGTGCGACCGcctgaagctggagaagaagCAGCGCAGGATGTGCAGGCGGGATCCAGGGGTGGCCGAGACCCTCGTGGAGGCCATCAGCATGAGCGCCCTGGAATGCCAGTACCAGTTCCGCTTCGAACGGTGGAACTGCACCCTTGAGGGGCGCTACAGAGCCAGTCTGCTGAAGAGAG GTTTTAAGGAAACAGCCTTCCTTTATGCTATTTCCTCGGCCGGGCTCACCCACGCCATGGCCAAGGCCTGCAGCGCTGGGCGCATGGAGCGCTGCACCTGCGACGAGGCCCCTGATTTGGAAAACCGAGAGGCCTGGCAGTGGGGCGGTTGTGGTGACAACCTCAAGTACAGCAACAAGTTTGTCAAGGAGTTCCTAGGGAAGAAATCCAACAAGGACCTGCGAGCCAGGGTGGACTTTCACAACAACCTTGTGGGCATGAAG GTCATCAAAGCTGGCGTGGAGACTACTTGTAAGTGCCATGGTGTGTCCGGATCCTGCACTGTCCGAACTTGTTGGCGGCAGCTCTCTCCGTTCCATGAGATCGGCAAGCAGCTGAAGCAGAAGTATGAGACGTCCCTCAAAGTGGGCAGCACCACCAACGAGGCCACGGGGGAAGGGGACATCTCGCCACCCAAGAAATCCACCCCTGGCCACAGCGATCAAATCCCAAGGACTACAGATCTCGTCTACATTGATGATTCCCCCAGTTTCTGTCTGATGAGCAGGTATTCACCTGGGACTTCAGGAAGGAAATGTTACAAGGACAAGAACTGCGAGAGCATTTGCTGTGGCCGAGGTCACAACACACAGAGCAGGGTGGTCACGCGGCCATGCCAGTGCCAGGTTCGCTGGTGCTGCTACGTTGAGTGCAAGCAGTGTACTCAACGAGAAGAAGTTTATACCTGCAAAGACTAA